ATGGTACTGCTCCTGCTCGCCGTGCCCGAGCTGCTCCTGCATGTGCAAACTGTTGTCATGGTACGCGCCGCCGCAGTACTCCCGGCTCTCACGTATCTCGAAGGTTCCTGCACATCACACAATGGCACAAATCATTTCGTAGTTGGCCAATGCATGCGAGGATCTGGATCAAGATGATCTATACATACCTCTCTCCGGCGTGTAGCTGCAGCCCGTGCCGAGCGCCGCCTTCACCTCCAGCACCGACGCGCCGTTGGAGAACCTGAAGCTCTCGTCGGCGATCGCCTCCACGCACTGCAGCGCCATCTTCGTCTCCACCAGGCACATGCCCCCGCAGTACGCGTCCACGTTCTCGCTCCCGACGTGGAACGCCCCCTCCACGCCCAGCCGCAGCTCCTCCGCGCACTCCTTGTACACCTTCAATTTTCAGTTCAGCCACGCGAGTCCACATCACATTCAGAGTCTCACACTAGCATATATACACGCAGAAACGTTAACTAGTGGTATATCGTGACTTACATTGTGGTCATCGAAGCACTGGCTTGCCCTCTCCAAAATCGTTGGTTCAGTTTCGTCTGCAAACCGTGGAGAAAAAAGAAGGTTAAGTTGAAAATAAAAGCTTCAACTCAGGTGGGGGAGTTGAACTGAATTCTTGAGATTGTGATCCATATCGTAGTACAAACGAGCATAGGCGAGTGTGTTATATGCGCGTCTCCCTTGTACTCATTATTTTGTTTTATTCAAAACATTTCATTCAGAAGAAGGAGCAAGACTCCCGATTTCAGTAAAGACACACCTTAGTTTGGGCAATTATTTTGAGGGTGTCTCTAACGCTAAGTCGACTGAGACTTATGTCTCAGTCGAGTTACATCAGTGTGTTTTAATGCGGCCCTAAACAAAGTACAAACATGAGCAAACACGAATCTTCAAGTAGAACGCTAGAGCACGTGAATGAGACGTAAGCTAaaacagagcttggctctggtggttaggtcccttgtggtggaaccagcccacccaagttcaagtcctagacttgacatgggtgtttgcatttacctgaatttattccaggatttaaccggcgctatgctttcagtggtaggtgacgtgcccgtcaacagcgaggcgccagtggtgacttcgtcaacctcaagatatgccggctcagtcccccggaggtgctcataggggtagggtgtgcgtgcgtgcgttcataggggtgtttgtacgtgcgtgtttgtgagcgtctgcgttgtactgtgttctcaaaaaaaagaATGAGACGTAAGCTACGTCTCAGCTAGCTTAAACTTAGCAATTCCGTTATTTCGAACGGGGGAGAGTAGATAAACACTTAAGATAGATGTACTCACTAGAGAAGCAGCCTGGGATTAAGATGCAGATGGCAACGGCCAGGGCTAAGCAGCGAGTGCTTCGAGAGGCCTGAGGTATCGCCATTGCCGAGCAGATGTTTTAGGCCAGTGTCAGTCTCTACATCAGGTTGTGGGTTCATTCACTATATATACATGCTCAATTTGTTGCCCGTTTGAGCTCACAACATACCAACAATTTGATGCTACGAATATGAAAAAAAAGTTACCACCAGCCTTGTCCTACCATTACTCCAAAGGATGGCCGATTGTTCACTCTTTGCTAAGCTTGCCCATAAGAAATGCCCATGATCTGTCTAACTTTGCACAATATTTTGTTATGTTTTGTTGCCAAGTTGTAACAGCCAGTGTAGGTTTCCTGATGAGAGGATCTGAATTCTGAACTAACTAGTTTATGTGAAGAGTTTGTGAGATTATTTCTACTCCTATCATGGGATGTAATGGAGGTTTGGTAAGTCGTGTACAACAGATTCCATTAAAATCAACATTTTTATGGGCAGTGGGTTTCGTCTCAGCGTTTGATCCAGCCCAGGAAACGTGAAAAGTGTGGAGCAGGTTTGCATTTGCTAGTCTAATCCGACCTCTTTTCGTAGGGCTCGAACTTTTCTTGACCGAACCCTTGTTAGTTCTACCGGGCAAACTAATCTTTGTCCAAGTGCTACGTTgcacaagatttttttttttgtcaCTTCTTACGCCAACTTTGTAGCCAACCACAGCCAATATGCATCGACGAACTAAGGATTTTCTATACTTATTCGCTCGGTACCGATGAATTGAGATGTTTTGGCGCGCTAACCTTGATCTTCGGCCGTAAGGAATTTTTCGCACCGCACACAATTTATCATTTCCGTTTGCCATTGACAGCCTTAGATTTGTGttactccctctctcacagtttattagACGTGCGCGTACCTCTAGATCgtaaatttgatcaagttagcattagttatatgttataaaaattatatcattagaaagtttagatattctattttctaataatataatttttacattatataatttaaattatataggccAAATTAGTGATCTAGAGATATGGGAAGAACTAGTAAACTGAGACAGAGGGAGTAGTGATAATATATCtttcttagagcatgtctaactgaCCCCCTATTTTTCTGCCCCGTGAGTAGAGGGTCATGTATTCACTTTCCACCGGCCGAAAACCcgtccgagctagcagaccccgtatccccaccccgtaaaacagaatccTACAGAagattctgttttacggggtggggatacgggtctgctagctcggacgagtttccaacccctcaaaacagggttttagacaACAATTTCAGACAACTATTTCTgatcaaacatagcacatccaaaACATGTGATACATAATTCATAGTTTTTACATCACAACACGATCATAGCCAATGTTCAAGCCACGGAGGTTCCCAAAATGTTGACACCACCAACACCATCAATGCGATCAACCATCAACGGGTCCATCGCCAGCGTCGCCACCACTCGCCGGAGGCTCACCTCGAGGAGTCGACGCACCAACATCACTTGCAGCACGAGCTTGACGCGCGAGCATCTTCCTTGCCATGATGTCCGCCTTGGTCTCCTTCCACCACGCCAGCTGATCCTCGTCCATGTCCTCGGTGCGCATCATCGTGATCTCCCTCTCCTTGGCCAAGAGCTCCTTCATCGCCTTGGCTTCTTTGGGTGCGATCATCCTCGATTTCAGTTCGGCCTTCACCTTGGCATCTTCCCGTCGTGCTTCCACCATGGCAAGCTTCACCTCTGTAACTGCCCCGGATATACCCCTAATAGCTTTTGTCTGttgtttttcttttatgcatcatcatgtgcATCATGCATATTTGGATCCCAAAATTATTTTATTAAACCCTAACTCTTTATTttctctctcatatggttttaATAAACCtactcttttcttttcttttaacaAACACTAAGACAAActattattttatttattttgttttctctcCCCCACATCTCTGTTTAAATTCAAAGTTGCTTTTGAATTTAAATCTTGCTTCAAACCagttttcaaaataaataaagaaaCATGAATTTTAAAAGAAAACCCTAACCCCTATCCTATCTAGGCCGCGGCCTTCTCCCTTTCTTCTGCGGTCCAGCCCACATCTTTTTCCCTCTGGCCCGAGCCCATCATCACCTGCACGTACCGATTCGGTGGGAGACCAAGTCCCCCTCCCTCGTCGTTTTCCGTCTTCACGCAACGAGCGTGAGTGCTGGTCCTCCACCACCGCGCCTTGCTCCATCTCCACCTGCTCCCTCACGCGTCTCACGCGCCTCCTCCTCTCCACCTTTTTCCCTGGACCACTGCATCCACCCGTCCTCCTCCCTCACGTTTCTCTCGTCCCTTTTTCTTTCTTCTCCGGCAAGCCAACGAGAGAGGGAGAAACCCCATCGCACCACCGCGAGTTTCTCTTCGTCGGCCGGCTGTCTCCGTCGTCCCCAAgcctcgccgccaccgccaatagaTGCGCGTCGTCGTTCTCTACCTCCCTCTGCAAGGAATCGTCCAGGGACGTCCTAAATCGTCGCCACCGGCCTCGTTCCCCATCAGCACCGGCGGCCAAATTCTTCGTCTCCGGCCACCGCATTCTTTCCCCGGCGACCTCGAACTCACCAGCACGTTCCTGGTACCTCCCTCTCCCTCCTGGACCTCCTCTTTCCCTCCCCTTACTTCTGTTTCTGCTTCTCACCGTGGTGCCGGCCTTCTCCTccgcagcagctcgccgccgaccatcTTCCGGTGGTCCCCCGCCCCCGGTGCCGCCACCTTCGGATCCGCGCCGGCTAGGCGCTTCGAGCGCGCCAAGTTTCGTTTCCTGGGGCGCTCTACAACGCCCGCGCTCGCCCTCGCCGCCCTACGGTGGTCACCGTCGCTCACCGTCTGCTGCTCATGATCCCCATGTCGCCGCCACGTCGTCCGCCACGCGGCGTCCACGTCGACCCGCGGGCCCCAGCCGTCAGCGCCTCGGGCTAGATCCCCGCTCGGTGAGAAAACCGTTCTCAGATCCAGATCCGTTTCCTTTTTGCAAAGTGGCCCCTGGCAGTTTTGATTCCTAACCCGCAGTCCCTCCGTCTGCCTGCATGTTTGTAAACcaacccggggtccttccccctGTTTCGAAATTAAAACTGAACCCTTATCCTAATTAAATAATTTATGTTTTCCTATTTTAAATACTAAACACTaatctgttaataacttttaatctgtaactcgaaataaaatgtattttatatgaaaattgatcagaaaaatgtgctgaacatgaatatgccattcaTATGCTTGTTTGCATGTCGCGTCATGTCGCAcgttgatagttatgcatgttcacctaacatatatgcggagtatttcggaattcCAACTAGGATTTCCccactccgtttaatattgaagtagcgcacccctgccatgatatgccatgctaatcaacacttaactttgtcggtagaaaatgcaaaatccaacctaatttgcttgtccgggattccgatcccgcttaatatggataagttgcaccgcgtcatccttgccatgtcatgcatatcatcttgagcatgctggttctttatccgtagtagtaagattgcatacgttgtgtgttccagcatttgcttcttcccggataggatcacgaagtggtgatgtgagatacgacgagtgctccgacaagttcttctgcagcttttcacaggcgagcccaccccttcaactattttacttttacatgctcttttgatctattgctatccttatgttgcgattctgttgtgtcacgtgtcctatccacctgttacctatatgtctgagatacacctcctcgccctacctattgtttgttgtttgccagctttgcgagtcgtaggcgagtttagggttttgttgatatctcgaaatgttcgggatatcttgttgggaggttatcac
This Lolium perenne isolate Kyuss_39 chromosome 1, Kyuss_2.0, whole genome shotgun sequence DNA region includes the following protein-coding sequences:
- the LOC127302381 gene encoding uncharacterized protein, with product MAIPQASRSTRCLALAVAICILIPGCFSNETEPTILERASQCFDDHNVYKECAEELRLGVEGAFHVGSENVDAYCGGMCLVETKMALQCVEAIADESFRFSNGASVLEVKAALGTGCSYTPERGTFEIRESREYCGGAYHDNSLHMQEQLGHGEQEQYHDQYQDQYQDQHQDQYHDQYQDQHQGGGFSDYCSGAAGSSSRMLFLTIFFAVSAMSMLLAAI